One window of the uncultured Methanobrevibacter sp. genome contains the following:
- the cobJ gene encoding precorrin-3B C(17)-methyltransferase yields MINVIGIGQNRENMTLGAIKAIEESDVIIGYKKYVNQIDDLIADKEIIKKGMGDEIARAEMAIEKSLNGQTVSLISSGDPGVFGMANVLYQIVSKYENVEVKVYPGVSALNYASSKLGAPLHDFAAISLSNILTPLSEIEKKLRYALEANLIVAIYNPLSKTRKEPFRRFKQCVIDIKGEDALIGIVDSTYEPAKETIVKVKDLTEDIVNMSCTLIVGNDVTYVQDGKLITPRGYVIRSQIHPLSQDHYEKFLNGEVVHGPNRECDYYPCHYEGQYCDFCYCPFYPCGDSSTGGEWIKGKGVWNCKECNWLHEKESVECLRKPLENILEDVEDLKSKKKTLLKLRRACLLKSNPNDL; encoded by the coding sequence ATGATTAATGTTATTGGTATTGGTCAGAATAGAGAGAACATGACTTTAGGAGCCATAAAAGCTATTGAAGAATCAGATGTAATTATAGGTTATAAGAAATATGTAAATCAGATTGATGATTTGATAGCTGATAAGGAAATTATTAAAAAAGGAATGGGCGATGAGATAGCTAGAGCTGAAATGGCTATTGAAAAAAGTTTGAATGGACAAACAGTATCATTAATCAGTTCTGGTGATCCTGGTGTTTTTGGAATGGCAAATGTGCTATATCAGATTGTAAGCAAATATGAAAATGTGGAAGTTAAGGTTTATCCTGGCGTATCAGCCCTAAATTATGCTTCAAGTAAACTTGGAGCTCCCTTACATGATTTTGCTGCAATCAGCTTAAGCAACATCTTAACACCTCTTTCTGAAATTGAAAAGAAATTGAGATATGCGCTTGAAGCTAATTTAATTGTTGCTATTTATAATCCTTTAAGTAAAACTCGTAAAGAACCTTTCAGAAGATTTAAACAATGTGTAATTGATATTAAAGGTGAAGATGCTTTAATAGGTATTGTGGATAGTACATATGAACCGGCAAAGGAAACAATCGTTAAAGTAAAGGATCTAACTGAAGATATTGTCAACATGTCTTGTACATTGATTGTAGGAAATGACGTAACTTATGTTCAAGACGGTAAGCTTATTACTCCTAGAGGCTATGTTATAAGGTCTCAAATTCATCCGTTATCACAAGATCATTATGAAAAATTCTTGAATGGGGAAGTAGTCCATGGACCTAACAGGGAATGCGATTACTATCCATGTCATTATGAAGGACAGTACTGTGACTTCTGTTATTGTCCGTTTTATCCGTGCGGTGATTCTTCAACAGGTGGAGAATGGATTAAAGGCAAAGGTGTTTGGAATTGTAAGGAATGCAATTGGTTGCATGAAAAAGAAAGTGTTGAATGCTTAAGAAAGCCTTTGGAAAATATTTTAGAAGATGTTGAAGATTTAAAAAGCAAGAAAAAAACTTTATTAAAACTTAGAAGAGCATGCTTATTGAAAAGTAATCCGAATGATCTTTAG
- a CDS encoding potassium channel family protein, whose protein sequence is MSIKKLLIEMKNLSELMVDLAYSAVLFNSKAAAEEVIALENEVNAMNYEIKKESLVAARSYEDAEKLTALLEIAEAAESIANAAKDLADLVITGFKPHPVFKMVMEESDKSIVRVSVSEESDLANNSLGDLLLVNRTGMRVIAIRRGTSWIYGPDKHTTILPNDTLILKGTEAGADLLEKLAAGTCTLEEIPEELEDED, encoded by the coding sequence ATGTCGATTAAAAAGTTATTAATTGAAATGAAAAATTTATCGGAACTTATGGTTGATTTAGCTTATTCAGCAGTTTTATTTAACAGCAAAGCAGCGGCAGAAGAAGTAATTGCTTTAGAAAATGAAGTTAATGCAATGAATTATGAGATAAAAAAAGAATCCCTGGTGGCTGCTAGGTCCTATGAAGATGCTGAAAAATTAACAGCACTTTTGGAAATTGCTGAAGCTGCTGAAAGTATTGCAAATGCAGCTAAAGATTTAGCTGACTTAGTAATTACTGGTTTTAAACCACATCCTGTATTTAAAATGGTAATGGAAGAATCTGATAAAAGTATTGTTAGAGTTTCTGTTAGTGAAGAATCTGATTTAGCAAATAACAGTTTAGGAGATTTACTTTTAGTAAATCGTACAGGTATGAGAGTAATTGCTATTAGAAGAGGAACTTCCTGGATTTACGGTCCGGATAAACATACAACCATTTTACCAAATGATACATTAATTTTAAAAGGTACAGAAGCAGGTGCAGATTTACTTGAAAAATTGGCTGCAGGAACCTGTACTTTAGAAGAAATTCCAGAAGAATTAGAAGACGAAGATTAA
- a CDS encoding magnesium transporter, protein MKDQQKKIRSSLSTKVVSDFYAEHKSIIKEGLIALLICAIGDLFAGVILGKMTFFLETFPGLLVIVPGAIGMRGNIFGSFASRLSTNLHIGLISPKFKFSEQLNYNIYSSFVLTLVLSIFLGIVGKIFCILLRYPSMELIDFILICSFSGLISNLVMLPITMLVSFKSFEHGWDPDNITSPIIAACGDLLTLPAIIASTYILTYTCFNYIIKDIVLVVILISVLIAFIYCYRLSDETKTILKQSTPILLLCSFLGGSAGGILNSSLETLLTNPSLLTLIPLFSGESGSLISILGARLSSGLHSGLIEPFNRPKGEALHNFGISYILAIIIFPVIGLLAESSSVVLGTVGVGFDKIVGISTLSGLILVTIMAFSVYYISTISYTHNLDPDNIVIPISTSVTDSISSLILISVSLLLLGALI, encoded by the coding sequence GTGAAAGACCAACAGAAGAAGATTCGCAGTTCACTATCTACAAAAGTAGTCAGTGATTTTTACGCTGAACACAAATCTATTATTAAAGAAGGATTAATTGCTCTTTTGATATGTGCTATAGGAGATTTATTTGCCGGTGTAATCTTAGGCAAAATGACATTTTTCCTTGAAACTTTTCCTGGACTTTTAGTTATAGTTCCTGGTGCAATTGGTATGAGAGGAAATATTTTCGGTTCATTTGCTTCAAGATTATCAACTAACTTGCATATAGGTTTGATTTCTCCTAAATTTAAATTTTCAGAACAGCTGAATTACAATATATACTCATCTTTTGTTTTAACATTGGTTTTATCCATATTTTTAGGAATCGTCGGTAAGATATTCTGTATTTTGTTGCGTTATCCTTCAATGGAACTGATTGACTTTATTTTGATTTGTTCTTTTTCAGGTTTGATTTCAAATTTAGTAATGCTTCCAATAACAATGTTGGTTTCATTTAAAAGTTTTGAACATGGATGGGATCCGGATAACATTACAAGTCCGATTATTGCAGCCTGCGGAGACTTATTGACCTTACCTGCAATTATTGCATCAACATATATCTTAACATACACATGCTTTAATTACATTATAAAAGACATTGTCCTTGTAGTGATATTAATATCTGTTTTAATAGCTTTTATTTATTGTTACAGATTGTCTGATGAGACAAAAACCATTTTAAAGCAATCCACTCCTATATTGTTATTATGTTCCTTTTTAGGAGGTTCTGCAGGTGGAATATTAAACAGTTCTCTTGAAACATTGCTTACAAATCCTAGTTTGCTTACTTTAATTCCTCTATTTTCAGGAGAAAGCGGCAGTTTAATAAGTATTTTAGGAGCCAGATTATCATCAGGACTTCACTCAGGTTTAATAGAACCGTTCAATAGGCCTAAAGGAGAAGCTTTACATAATTTTGGTATTTCTTATATTTTAGCTATTATTATTTTCCCAGTAATTGGCCTATTGGCTGAATCATCTTCAGTGGTTCTTGGAACAGTCGGTGTTGGTTTTGATAAAATCGTTGGAATCAGTACATTATCAGGTCTGATTTTAGTTACAATCATGGCATTTTCAGTTTATTATATTTCGACAATTTCATATACTCATAATTTGGACCCGGATAATATTGTAATACCAATTTCAACCAGTGTTACAGACTCAATTTCAAGTTTAATATTGATATCTGTTTCATTATTGCTTTTAGGAGCTTTAATTTAA
- a CDS encoding Zn-ribbon domain-containing OB-fold protein, producing MSDTVRTWRHIQQRYNLIGSKCNTCGEVFFPARVVCPNCRRKGKLEPFQFSGKGKIYTYSIIRSAPDDFKKSAPYAVAIIELEEGAKLTTQLVDCDVESLEIGDDVEMVFRRIREDGKDGVISYGYKFKVIK from the coding sequence ATGTCAGATACTGTAAGAACATGGCGTCATATACAACAAAGATACAATCTTATAGGTTCTAAATGTAACACTTGTGGTGAAGTTTTCTTCCCAGCCCGTGTTGTTTGTCCTAATTGTAGAAGAAAAGGAAAACTCGAACCTTTCCAATTTTCAGGAAAAGGAAAAATATATACTTATTCAATAATCAGATCAGCACCTGATGACTTTAAAAAATCAGCTCCTTATGCTGTGGCAATTATTGAACTTGAAGAAGGTGCTAAATTAACTACACAACTTGTAGATTGTGATGTAGAATCTTTAGAAATCGGTGACGATGTGGAAATGGTATTCAGAAGAATTAGAGAGGATGGAAAAGACGGAGTTATCTCTTATGGATACAAATTCAAAGTTATCAAATAA